The Apium graveolens cultivar Ventura chromosome 10, ASM990537v1, whole genome shotgun sequence nucleotide sequence ttttttgacgatccaaccatacaaatgtcaagatatgttgattttaggcatatgaaaaaatgttcaaaaattctcgaacttgtcgtgcatgactttataaggagaatctaatAAAAGACGTACTCtttagaacgagaatcttacccgaatgcctgaataatttttttgaacgaattttttgacgatccaaccgtacggatgtcaagataagttaaTTTTAGGCATAtgaaaaaatgttcaaaaattctcaaaCTTGCAAAAGGAAGTCAGGTGCAAAATTATTAGGTTTTGTTTCTTCTTCAAGGCAATTTACAGTAAAGTCATCGATATAGAAAAACTGGAAAAAATGCAAGCGTAGTTGGTGGAAACATTATGTCAGCTAGAAAAACACATTCCCCCCTCGTTCTTTGATGTGATGATTCATCTCTCCATTCATCTTGTTAGAGAGGTTAAGCTTTGCGGGCCAATATTCTTACGTTGGATGTACCCTTTCAAAAGATATATGAAGGCGTTTAAGGGATATGTACGAAACCCCGCTCATCCTGAAGGATGTATTGCCGAGGCATATGTTGCCGAGGAGGCGGTTGAGTGTTTGGTGAATTTTGAAGAAGCTATCATAGGACTTCTCCAAAATTCTATGGATGAGATTGATGCAATGTGCAGACCCTTATCTGGTGCATCAATGTTAAAGCCAAGTAAGGAGGACTTGCACCTAGCACATTTATTTTTTCTGCAAAACAGTAATGCGATAAGGCCATATTTTGAGTGAGTATTACCCAATTATCTGTGTGTTATTTCTGAATATGTATGTGTGTTGATTCTTATATTAAATTAATTCATTTCACTGGCACTAAACACATGTCATCTCTAATAACGAGATTCAAGCAACATGAAAATGACAAAGTCTGGCTAAAAAATAAGCAAAATGATGAATTCCCCACATGGTTCCGGAAAAAGGTATGCTTTTTATGGTTAATAGCATCATATGTAGGCCTAATTAACGTGTTCACAGTAATTGCATTACTCTATTTATTTTGCACTTCAACTTAAATTTAGGAGTTTTTTACCAAATGTTTTTAATTTAGCAAATTATTTAAAACATTATCCAGCTTCtttattttttttgctaatttaTCAGCTTCTTTCTTATTACTTTAGGTCTAAATTAGTATAATAATTTAACTCGCTAGCAATATCGAATATAGTTTTCATCAATTTGTTGTTGGacagattcaatcacaattgtcGACAAGTTCAGTGTAGCGGTGTTTGCGTTGTTGCAGATACAATGCTTGTGCAGGCACTACGCCATAAACGGCCTTATACAATATAATTATATGATGTTGCCATAGATAATGTTGCTATATCATTATGATAATCTACCATATTATaacatattttaattatgttagTATATATCTCGTAAAGTGTTGCCGATccatatataaattaaaatatttaattttttattaaaaaataattaaaatcacgCTGACGTGTCTCATGGGGGTTCCCCATTACTGACTTGTCGCGGGTGTGTCCCCGTTCTGGGCCCCTTTCTGCTAACGTGGCAAGTGTGGTCCCACAAGTGGGCCCCACTATGCTGATGTGGAAGGAGTGGTCCCTATATGTAGGCCCTATTCTTTTCACGTGGAAGATGTCAtccccacatgtgggccccactctGCTGACGTGGCAGGAGGGTCCCCGTATTTGAGCCTCATTTTGCTGACGTGGCAGACCTGGtccccacatgtgggccccacttTGCTGACATGGCAGTGTGGTCCACATTCTGCTGATGTGGCAGGTGGGGGGGTCCCCCATGTGGGCCCCACTCTGCTGCCGTTAAATAAGTGTCTGTAGACGCACAAAGTAGTTCAGTCGAAGCAAGGTACTTAACCTAGGAATTGAACCCATGACCTGCCACATAACAAAATGAGGTGCAATCCACTAAAACTACATACGAcaatgtgctttattctatattatttgaatataatCTTATAGAAATAACTCatttttacttaaaaataaaAGACTCTTTAACTcctgtaatttttttaaaataaaatttcgacgatccgtccgtacggatgttagaaactatcAATTTTAGGGGTATACCATCATTATTAGgattttatatattaattttatgagataatatagcagtcaaaTCAATTAGAAATGACTAATCCTTATATGCGCtactgtcccgaatgaagtatctattcttttaaattaaaatttcgacattcgtccgtacggatgttaaaaactatcgattttaggggtgtaccatcattattatgattttatatatttattttgtgagaTAATATAGCATTCAAAACAATCAGAATAGACTAAGCGATGTATGCGCtactgtcccgaatgaagtatcgattcttataaaataaaatttcgaagATCCGTCCGTATGGATGTTAGAAACTATAAATTTTAGGGGTGTACCGTCATTATTaggattttatatatttattttgtgagataatatagcagtcaaaaTAGCCAGAATAGACTAAGCCCTATATGCGCTGGTGTCCCAAATGAAGTATCGAttcatttaaaataaaatttcgacgatccgtccgtacggatgttagaaactatcAACTTTagggtgtaccatcattattaggattttatatatttattttgtgagaTAATATAGTAGTCAAAACAATTAGAATATACTATGCCATGTATGCGCtactgtcccgaatgaagtatcggttcttttaaattaaaatttcgatgatacaaccatacggatgttagaaactatcaattctaggggtgtaccatcattattaggattttatatatttattttgtgagataatatagcagtcaaaaCAGTAAGAATAGACTAAGCCCTGTATGCGTTACTTTCCCAAATGAAGTATCGattcttttaaaataaaatttcaacgactggtccgtacggatgttagaaactatcgattttaggggtgtaccatcattattcggattttatatatttattttgtgggataatatagcagtcaaGGCAGTCAGAATAGACTAACCCATGTATGCGCtactgtcccgaatgaagtattgattcttttaaaataaaatttcgataATCCGTCCTTACAGATGTTAGAAACTCtcgattttaggggtgtaccattGTTCTCTAAAcatttataattaatatataatttattctctaaatatttttattatatattagaTTTTCTTACAGATATTTAAAAAATGGgcaatataataaaatatatgaatttaaatttttattattatctaGACAATTGTTTGAGTGTATAGTATTTTTTgtggaatttttaaaattttctagttattttatattgatttttaaTTAGTGTTTAATTTAGTAAATAGGAAATAAAAAATCAGAATCGTTAGGTGGCAGAAAAGTATTGGCCGGTGAATGTATTACACGGATCACCGGCTTCAGTTTTAATCTGAACCGTCTAATCGGTTTTAACCAAAAAACAATTTGGGTAAATGCTGACTGTTGGTTCATATACCAGTAGTTTATTGACACAAGATATTCTTATGACACTCGATATCGAAGCCCTTTGCTTCGTTTCATGTGTTTTGAAGCGCTCTCTCTCCGTGTATCATCTTCTGTATATACATAATTACTTCCAGATCACAGACGTTGATTTATTGTTTCCCCCAATTTTATCATATGCTAGTTCAATTTCAAATTTCAGTAATTTCTCTAATTTTCTCTGCAAACTACATTATTACCATCATTATATTATGCTTCATGCCTTGAATCGATTGTTCGATTTTTTTGCTCTCTGTGTTTTGATTGATTGTTTGGTTTGCGATTCAATAATTTTAAGATGTTATAATTTAATATACGGTACAGTTTTAGTGTTTTGAATTTGACATAGGAGATGGATTGGATGTGGTGGAATTATGTTTTCTTAGTCTAATCAACTGTTGTGATTGTCGAATTTTTCTCTTTCTCTAAAATTTTCGTTCTATAGCTGTTTGGTGTTTGCACTAGTTTATTTAGGGTTTCTCGAGTTGTTTGATCTGTTAGATATTTTTACTTATTTTTGAGATGTTTTTTTTATTGGCTCTCGGGTTCCTACAAAAATTGTCACGGAAACAAAAGTTGAGAGGGCTCAAGTAATGTACTTTCTTCTAACTATGTAAGCTTCTTGGAGGTTACAACGTAtcttattctttttttttatGATCAAGTTAAATGCCTTTCAGAATAGTGGAGATTTGAAGCAAAAATGGAGACCAGCACCTACACGATGTGGGCAGGATAAGTGGGATAGAGCATACAAGGCTGTAACTGGTGGCAGTGTATTCCCTCTACTTTTCCTTTTCTCTTTCAATACCACTGAAAAATGTTTCAACCCAATCTAGCAGTTTAGGGATTTCTTCGTTGGTTTAATTTCTCGATTTCTAGATAGAGAGTGCTGATCTTAGTCGTTGTAATTGTATCTGTAGGAATTTATGTTACGAGAAATTAAAAAGCCTGTTGGTGATCCAGAGGTCTTGGCTGCAGAGTCGAGGGAACAGTATCTCAAGGTATTCTTACATATGGGTCAACTCCATCAAACTACATAAATGTTTTTTAGCAAATTAAACTTTATAAGTTTTTGAAATTGTAACCTGAATATATCCTCCTTCTTTCCCTTTATGAAAATTTGGCAGTTGAAGAATAAAATGCAGTTGCTTACCCTAGGAATAGGTGGAATGGGTTTACTCTCCGCATCTCAAGTTTAATAGCAGTTTAGTGTTTTTTTTTACTCTCGAGTTGTTAGATACTATGTTAAGATTGCACTCTCTTTCTAAAATTTACTCATATATTGGCTCATGTTTTTGTAGAGGTTTCTTTGGGAATCTTGGCAAGATTTAACATTGATTATCTTAGTAATAGCCGCTATAGCATCATTGATACTATGAATAAAGATAGAGGTGAGTTTGGACATGTATTAATTAATCGGATATGTTCATCAATTATAAATTTGTTGCTGCTATAAGCATTTTCGAAAAATTGTTATTACTAAAGCTCCCCTCTTGTCCTTTTTACATACATACTTTGAAGGCTCTGCTATGTTTTCTGATGTGCACACCACCGACTCATGCATGTATATAAATATAGACATATTTtatgaacaaaattcaagaatgaTGGATCTAAGTTATTGGATATTTGGTCATTATATGTATGTTCTTGCTTCTTTGAAAATTTGTCTTCACCCTTTTGTTCTGTTCAGGAACCTATCACATATGTTTGTGAATTTTTGTGGCCCTTGTAGGGCTAGATTCTGTTCCATTAATGTTTTGGTTCTTTATTCTTGTAGGGGATAGAAGAAGGGTGGTATGATGGAGGAAGCATTTCATTTGCTGTTCTTATTATATTTGTTACAGGTATTACTAATCTGCATTATTGGTTCTCATTTATATATATACAGCTGGAAAATGAAATTTAAGTGCACAATGGATTTAATAACTGTTAGAATAGATTGGCTTGTGCACCTTTTGGAACATTTAAATTCCTTCTGCTGTTCTTTATCCTAGCTCACCTGATCAGGCACCAATGATGGTTAGGTGTGAAAAAGATTGCTTTTTTAGAATTGGGAATTGTTTGATTTTGTTATTTTTGATTTGTGCTTACTGTTGGTTTCTTGATTAATCTTTTGGTGTTTAAACTGTCATTTGGTCAATGTAGATAATTGTGGTACAATTTAGTGTTAATTTGTGTTATCAATAGTTAGGATCGGTCCTAAAACTTAGTGTTATTCCATAGAAACTTAAAAAtggtttgtggttgattgttttgatgatcAAACTTAGCGGAAGTTGGTTAATTGTCTCTATTTATAACTGGGATAAACTCTGAACATTCAAGTAATAAGGGTACATTGTCGGTTTTGTCTGTAATATGTTTAATTTGAAGATAGTTGATTAGTATATGAATAACTAGTAAAAGGTAAATTGTTGCAAATTTTTGGTTATTAGTTTTGTCAATTTATGTATTAATATGTAATGTTTGCATTTTCTCTTGTAGGATCTCATTAAAGAGAAAATGGAAAATGGAAATGATGCATGTGGTCATTCCCAGAAAAAAGAACCGCTTGATGGGAAGGCAAGCTAAAGCAGTTGCCTTTATTCCAGTTCCGGTCCATAATCTAAAATCGAGGAGTTGAAGGCAAATATGAGTCAAAAATTAGTCAGCAATGATGAGGATTGTTTTTTATGTTATATTTCTTAATTTATGTTTGTAGTTGTAGTTGGATATTTGTAGTTCGGTTGGATGTTTGTTGGATTCAATTTTTAATAGGAATTCTACAAAAATAATGTATGCATCAcagaatttataaaaaaagtGTTACAATTGCTATTTCAGTgctatatttaatatattatttgtTGTTACATTAAGTAAATAGTGTTACATTAAACACATGTGTGGTGTTGTAATGGTAATTTCTTATTGTTATAAACACCTTCTAAAGTGCATCTTACATGACGTGACTATGTGGGTCCCACATGTTGACGTGGCAGTCCACGTGGTCATGCGGTCCCCACTTGCTGATGTGGTAATCCATGTGGCCATGGGACTCACCTCTCCACCTGTCAGAGCCATGTGTCCAGAGTCACATGTCCACCTACGTGGCAGTCCATGTGTCATGTGGGCTTACTTTTTTTGCAAAATCACAatttttggcaacataatttttGGTGTTGCCTTAAATGAGAAAACGTTATCTTTGAACCCTAAGGCAACATCGAAAATACTAACATCAAAAAAGTGTTGCCGTTCATTTTTTTAATCTTTTGCAACATTTATCGGGCATCTGGCAACTTATTTGAAATGTTGCAGAAAGCCATTATTGGAGCCATTATTGACGTAGTGAGGGTAAggataaaaatattgaaaatatttCACACACCTACTATAGAGTTATATCAAGTACATGGGAGTTAGAATATAACAAGTTTAGAATCCCTCTATTTCGTTATAATTGGGTAGATACGAACAAAGGAGTTAAGGTAGATGACTTAGGATATACATTGGTTAATTTGAACAAATTAGGTTATGTAAATGATCCTTTTGTTCTAGGGAAACATGTTAAACAAGTTTGTTACATTGATGGTCCTTTGGAAAACATTGGTCCGTAGTGTTGAAATTACCAGAAAAAAGTTATTATGACCATtgtgatgatgaaaatgatggaTCTGTAGAAATAGAACTTGAGAATGAGCTGCATGTGCCACTATTCCTGAGTGTCGAGGAACAGGATGACGAAGGAGCTAGTTATATGCGGGAGGAAGAAGAATGGATTCAACTTCCATAAGGGTAATAATTACATTTCTTTTAAGTTACATATATTCAAAATTAACCTACAAGAGTACAAGTCTGCCTTTCATTATTTCTTTTGTTGGAAATATTTCTTTTTCATTTCTTAAATGTTTAATTTGTCGAATCATATTTTTTTATTGATTTCTATCACTTACTAGTACTAAAGTTAGGATTTTTGCaaattttattatatcataattatttGGATTCTGCCTTGTATTTGGTTTAATGTAATTATACTGAGCATACATTGACAGTATCATGAACCCTGTTTCTTTATTATTTGCTAAtattcaaattttttattttgcTTTCAGTGATCGATTCGATTTTTGAGCGTGATTTTAAACTACTCAAGTGACAAATAATTTACGTCGTCACTGATTGACTCGTTAACCTGGATTAAATGATGATGTTGATCAAGCTGAGGTTACAAGAACTTTTTAACAGTTTGGTCATTTTGGATGGACATTACTATTTGATGGTACTCTTCGCTAGACTTGTAGTATCATGGCATTGTGATTAATTTGTGTATTTTTCAATTCATAGATGAACttgtaaatttgtaaaaatatttagttTGTTGATGAATGTATACATGTCCAGGTTTACTGTCTTTATAGTAATGCAAGACCTGCAAAATGCGGTCTCCATGAAATGGAGATTGTATTTTGCAGTTTTGTATTACTATAAAGAGagtacactttgatttgtatgtATTTATTGCCAAACTTTTAGTTTAATAGTTGAACACGTCCATTTGATGTAGTATTTTTGGTTTCTGATTTGGCTCATGATTTTTTGATTGTTAGTTTGTTGGTCGGATGATTAATGGTTTGGAAATTTCTTGGTTAGATGGTTTTGGATTTATTTTGTGGGGACTTGCATATatgcaagtcaattttttttACCATTACTCAACAGAAAACGGTTAATGTCACAACGTGTAAAACAATCATCTAAATAAGGTGTTCAGACAACAAGACACAAGACCGGTTGTTTAAACCTCATTTACCCAACACTACTAATAACCATTATTTGTGAGCTTTCCTTTTAACAATGGAATGTAAAAGCCATTGTCTGATTTTCAATAAGACAAGGGTTATAATAAACACTTGTATAAATTACACAATATTAAGTCGAAAACCATTGTCTGATCTACAATAACTTAGCTTATTAACAACGGTTTTGGACTGTTATGTTAAAGGTGTATGACAATAATGCGGTATAAGAACTGTTGTCTAGCTCAATAAGTGGATGCCACATAGACAAGTGTTTCAAAAAACAGCTATAACCATTGTTCTACATGTAGTACAACAACATTTTTTCGAGGAGAGCAAATTCACAGATGTCTACTAATTTGGGGCAACCGTTGTTTCATAGGTGTTGTGTGATTACAAATTTCTTGTAGTGCCCACCGTCCATGTCATCAGCTCTCAcctttttaaatcaattaaactttattttaaaattaatcattTTACATATATTTCCTACTAGATTTGGTAAGAAATTAAAACCTACCGATATTAGTAGGAAATGATGAAATTATTATATGGATATGACCCCACCCTCCATATCAGCAGTCCACGTATtatccaaaataaatattatttttttgacGTTGGAAGCTTTTTAATAATTCACGGTtttttcctaccaatattggtagggAATGAGGTCCGCCAACCGAAAGGTTTTTCCTACCAATTTTGGTGGGAAAAAACCGTGAATTATTAAAAAGTTGTTTGTTTTATAAAACTGGGATATGAATAATTGTATGTTTTATAATAACGATGAAAAAAAAGTTGTTTGTGACATTTGTAAAGAGAATCGTTACAAAGATGTCTTGGGGAAAAATGGGAAAAAAATACCGAAGAAGGTCTTAAGACATTTTCCGCTTATTCCTCCTTTACAACGGTTATACATGTCGGAGCATACAGATAAACATATGACTTGGCACAATTGTAGagaagtaaaagagagagaactAAGTCACCCCTCGGATGGAGAAGAATGGAAAAGTTTTGATAAGCGATACTCATCTTTTGCTAAGGAGTTTCGTAATGTTCGACTTGGATTATCGAATGATGGTTTCAATCCATTCGGAAATTCCGGAAATAATGTGTATACATTGTGACCGGTTGTAGTGGTCGTCTACAATCTACCTCCTTCTATGTGTATGAAAAGACCGTTCATGTTTATGACACTACCAATTCCGGGTCGGGATAATCCAAAAAAAATCTCAATGTGTTTCTAAGGCCCCTTATGAATGAATTATTTATTTTGTGGCAAAGCGGAGTTGAAACTTGTGATCAACATTTGAAGAAAAAATTATCATGAAAGCGGCACTTATGTGGAAAATTAGTGATTTTCCCGCTTTTGGTATGCTAAGTGGATGGTCAACAAAAGGGAAGATAGGATGTCCGGTTTGTGTTGAAAATGTACAAGGTGTCCAACTCAAGAATTCCAGAAAATGTTGTTAAGTAAATGTCTGTTAAGTAAAGGAGTATTTAAGTAGAATCAACAAAATATTTAAACAAATTATAATTTATGAACCACTTTTATATCATTTGAAGATTGTTTATCAAGGGACCAAAATACATTCATAGTTGGTATAAGGAAAAGTGGGAAGTAGGtagaaaatgaaaaagaagaagAACCTTCAGTGTCAATATTTAGGAGGCCACAAATTAAATACAACCTATAGCATCGGTTCTCCATCCCGACTCCATTAAAACCAAGCTATAATGTTCGTTCCTTGACCCTGACACCATTAAACAACCGTTAAAACCATCAATTAAATGGACAACGGACATAACAAATCCGGAATAA carries:
- the LOC141692602 gene encoding protein CONSERVED ONLY IN THE GREEN LINEAGE 160, chloroplastic-like isoform X1; the protein is MLVQFQISLNAFQNSGDLKQKWRPAPTRCGQDKWDRAYKAVTGGSEFMLREIKKPVGDPEVLAAESREQYLKGIEEGWYDGGSISFAVLIIFVTGSH
- the LOC141692602 gene encoding protein CONSERVED ONLY IN THE GREEN LINEAGE 160, chloroplastic-like isoform X2, which encodes MLVQFQISNSGDLKQKWRPAPTRCGQDKWDRAYKAVTGGSEFMLREIKKPVGDPEVLAAESREQYLKGIEEGWYDGGSISFAVLIIFVTGSH